The following is a genomic window from Candidatus Zixiibacteriota bacterium.
TCATCCAGCCCGGCGAAAACGACGACAATGGCCACCGCGGTCAGAGAGACCAGTCGGCGGTGCGACGGCACATCGTATGCCCACCCGCGACCGACCAGATAGGCCAGTATCAGGTACTGCCCAAAATGCGCCACCTTGTCCAGATTCCCAATGGGAATGGCCGGTAGACGTAGCCGCGGCCACGACGATACGACGATCACCACGATCGCGTACACGACGGCGAGCAGACGGAAGACTCTGGTGCTGACACGGGCCATACGGTTGGTCG
Proteins encoded in this region:
- a CDS encoding VanZ family protein, giving the protein MEYKRRPSYPSPTNRMARVSTRVFRLLAVVYAIVVIVVSSWPRLRLPAIPIGNLDKVAHFGQYLILAYLVGRGWAYDVPSHRRLVSLTAVAIVVVFAGLDEYHQAWVPGREADVFDWLADLSGIMVGFTIGSGLLWRRLGSGVSRRGLDREKIRS